In one Pseudomonas marginalis genomic region, the following are encoded:
- a CDS encoding tyrosine-type recombinase/integrase gives MKRSEIKRRPLADTTLAGLEPEKATYREQDGNGLYFRVKPNGQKSWELRYKKPDGKWSWLGLGGYPDISGSLARQKAAQLREDASTGKNPLVSKHARKVANQVAANNTFEALGREWFEARRTSWEAGTSRRVLGALELHVFPVFGKRVYTEILPLEWMEFLRGMEQKGIIEQMGRVRAFCKEIYDLARVTGRAVHNPLEGLSKFLQSRSAENYAHVSIEELPALLRAINSYPHAKDVRIGLRLLSLLASRPSEIREARWSEIDLSKKLWTIPAERMKRRREHVVPLSQQAIEALTELRTLTGAYPLLFPGRKDRTIPRSNTVFLMALRRLGYAGRQTGHGFRHIASTILNEQGFDENHIEAQLSHAKEGIAGVYNKAVYLPQRRVMMQWYADYLDALVAGNVVQGQFGKAV, from the coding sequence GTGAAGCGCAGTGAAATCAAACGCCGCCCCTTAGCAGACACCACCCTTGCAGGTCTGGAGCCGGAGAAAGCTACGTATCGTGAGCAGGACGGGAATGGCCTGTACTTCCGGGTGAAACCTAACGGGCAAAAATCCTGGGAGCTGCGCTACAAAAAGCCAGACGGGAAATGGTCGTGGCTGGGCCTCGGCGGATACCCCGATATCAGTGGCTCATTGGCGAGACAGAAAGCAGCTCAACTGCGGGAAGACGCATCGACCGGCAAAAATCCACTGGTGAGCAAGCACGCTCGCAAGGTTGCCAACCAGGTTGCTGCCAACAACACTTTTGAGGCGTTAGGCCGTGAGTGGTTTGAAGCCAGACGCACAAGCTGGGAAGCAGGTACGTCCCGACGAGTACTGGGCGCATTGGAGCTTCACGTGTTCCCTGTCTTCGGCAAGCGCGTGTACACAGAAATATTGCCCCTGGAATGGATGGAGTTTCTGCGCGGCATGGAGCAGAAGGGGATCATTGAACAAATGGGCCGAGTTCGTGCCTTTTGCAAAGAGATTTATGACCTGGCCCGCGTAACAGGGCGAGCCGTCCATAACCCCCTTGAAGGCCTCAGCAAATTCCTTCAGTCGCGCAGTGCTGAAAACTACGCACACGTTTCGATTGAAGAACTACCTGCACTACTTCGAGCGATCAACTCCTACCCTCACGCAAAGGACGTTCGTATAGGGCTTCGCTTACTTTCCTTATTAGCATCGCGCCCGAGCGAGATTCGAGAAGCACGCTGGTCAGAAATCGATCTCTCCAAAAAGTTATGGACGATCCCTGCCGAACGAATGAAGCGTCGACGCGAACATGTTGTGCCTCTCTCTCAACAGGCAATCGAAGCGCTAACTGAGTTACGGACACTGACAGGTGCGTACCCTCTCCTATTTCCAGGTAGGAAAGACAGGACAATCCCCCGTAGCAACACAGTCTTTCTAATGGCGCTCCGCAGACTGGGATATGCCGGTCGGCAAACAGGCCACGGCTTTCGTCACATAGCCAGCACCATACTCAATGAGCAGGGTTTCGATGAGAATCACATTGAGGCCCAGCTCTCTCATGCAAAGGAGGGTATTGCCGGAGTCTATAACAAAGCGGTGTACCTACCTCAGCGCAGAGTGATGATGCAGTGGTACGCCGATTACCTTGATGCCCTAGTGGCCGGAAATGTAGTGCAAGGTCAATTTGGGAAGGCCGTGTGA
- the desA gene encoding delta-9 fatty acid desaturase DesA, with product MWYNGFLDLSAWQLVAVTLLMTHVTIVGVTVYLHRYSAHRSLELNAGLKHFFRFWLWLTTAQNTREWTAIHRKHHAKCETVDDPHSPVIKGLSTVLRKGAELYRAEAENPETLRIYGKNCPDDWIERKIYTPYPLLGVAIMGVIDLLLFGAIGITIWAIQMMWIPFWAAGVINGLGHAVGYRNFECRDAATNLVPWGIIVGGEELHNNHHTYPNSAKLSVKKWEFDLGWAWIKVFSFLRLAKVQRVAPIAHRVEGKGHLDMDTAMAILNNRFQIMAQYRKLVIGPLVKQELEKVDHSVRHQFHRAKRLLSRETSLLDDRHHLRIQSMLEHSQALKVIYEKRLALQQIWLKTSSNGHDMLAAIKEWVHEAEASGIQSLRDFAHQLKTYSLRPAAV from the coding sequence ATGTGGTACAACGGTTTTCTTGACTTGTCGGCCTGGCAACTGGTGGCAGTCACCCTGTTGATGACCCACGTGACCATCGTTGGGGTCACGGTCTATCTGCACCGCTATTCAGCCCATCGCTCCCTGGAGCTCAATGCCGGCCTGAAACACTTCTTCCGCTTCTGGCTGTGGCTGACCACGGCGCAGAACACCCGCGAGTGGACCGCCATCCACCGCAAGCACCACGCCAAGTGCGAGACCGTCGACGACCCGCACAGCCCGGTGATCAAGGGCCTGTCCACCGTATTGCGCAAAGGCGCCGAGCTGTACCGTGCCGAGGCCGAAAACCCCGAGACCCTGCGCATCTACGGCAAGAACTGCCCGGACGACTGGATCGAGCGCAAGATCTACACTCCTTATCCGCTGCTGGGTGTGGCGATCATGGGCGTGATCGACCTGCTGCTGTTCGGCGCCATCGGCATCACCATCTGGGCAATCCAGATGATGTGGATTCCGTTCTGGGCCGCCGGCGTGATCAACGGCCTGGGCCATGCCGTGGGCTATCGCAACTTCGAATGCCGTGACGCCGCCACCAACCTGGTGCCGTGGGGCATCATCGTCGGGGGCGAAGAGCTGCACAACAATCACCACACCTACCCCAACTCGGCCAAGCTGTCGGTGAAGAAGTGGGAATTCGACCTGGGCTGGGCATGGATCAAGGTGTTCAGCTTCCTGCGCCTGGCCAAGGTGCAGCGCGTGGCACCGATTGCCCACCGCGTGGAAGGCAAGGGTCACCTGGACATGGACACCGCCATGGCGATCCTCAACAACCGCTTCCAGATCATGGCCCAGTACCGCAAGTTGGTGATCGGCCCGTTGGTCAAGCAGGAGCTGGAAAAAGTCGATCACTCGGTGCGCCACCAGTTCCACCGCGCCAAACGCCTGTTGTCGCGGGAAACCAGCCTGCTGGATGACCGCCACCACCTGCGTATCCAGAGCATGCTGGAACACAGCCAGGCGCTGAAAGTGATCTACGAAAAACGCCTGGCGCTGCAGCAGATCTGGCTCAAGACCAGCTCCAACGGCCACGACATGCTCGCCGCCATCAAGGAATGGGTGCACGAGGCCGAGGCCAGCGGCATCCAGTCCCTGCGGGATTTTGCCCACCAATTGAAGACCTATTCGCTGCGTCCTGCGGCGGTCTGA
- the dibA gene encoding phosphodiesterase DibA: MLFSYRGALRAGLVYLLASSVWIGLTHRVLIEFLDNPTDLHRWLQVRGYVWVALSAWLIYLICARSARADQQQPLKENRERLRQAAAVFDCTREGVLVTDAKGLIVHVNRAFMEITGYQCEDVMGRQPSLFKSGRHSSNFYQQMFQTLEHTGEWSGEIWNRRKSGEIYPQWQTIRVIHDDLGHISHYVAVFSDISAIKDSEHELAHLAHHDPLTDLPNRLLFTDRAEQALASAQLHKRGCALLLLDLDHFKIINDSLGHNVGDQLLKLVGERLKALFGPGVTLARLGGDEFAVLAENCSQVVQAAALAQRMLDVMKQPFIFDGHQLFISASIGISLFPNDALSAEQLLRNADSALFKAKSVGREGYALYTEELTAHAQNRVEIASELRRALEQQELRVYYQPVHDLHTSRLIGVEALVRWQHPERGLVPPGDFIPIAERTGLIAEIDGWVMDQACRQMCRWLADGAPLSFIAINVSSRLFARRELYDQVAQVLHDTGLDPAFLELEVTESAVMDDPEVALEQLHRLRELGLRLAIDDFGTGYSSLLRLKRLPVQKLKIDQGFVAGLPWDEDDAAIVRVVIALAKSMGMQVHAEGIEQVEQARFLLEQHCDMGQGYWFGRPMPADEIDWNCAPTLQP, from the coding sequence ATGCTGTTTTCATACCGAGGAGCCCTGCGTGCTGGGCTGGTATACCTGCTGGCTTCGAGCGTCTGGATAGGCCTCACTCATCGGGTATTGATCGAGTTTCTCGATAATCCGACCGACCTGCACCGGTGGTTGCAGGTGCGCGGTTATGTGTGGGTCGCGCTCAGTGCCTGGTTGATCTACCTGATCTGTGCCCGATCTGCCCGGGCCGACCAGCAGCAACCCTTGAAAGAGAACCGCGAGCGCCTGCGCCAGGCTGCTGCCGTGTTCGATTGCACCCGCGAAGGGGTGTTGGTCACCGACGCCAAGGGCCTGATCGTGCATGTGAACCGGGCCTTCATGGAAATCACCGGCTACCAGTGCGAAGACGTCATGGGCCGGCAGCCGAGCCTGTTCAAGTCCGGTCGCCATTCGTCGAATTTCTATCAACAGATGTTCCAGACCCTGGAACACACCGGTGAATGGAGCGGTGAAATCTGGAATCGGCGCAAAAGCGGTGAGATTTATCCACAGTGGCAAACCATTCGCGTGATTCACGATGACCTGGGCCATATCAGCCATTACGTCGCGGTGTTTTCCGACATCAGCGCCATCAAGGATTCCGAGCACGAACTGGCCCACCTGGCCCACCACGACCCGCTGACCGACCTGCCCAACCGCCTGCTGTTCACCGACCGTGCCGAGCAGGCGCTGGCCTCGGCGCAACTCCACAAGCGCGGCTGCGCCCTACTGTTGCTGGACCTGGATCACTTCAAGATCATCAACGACAGCCTTGGCCATAATGTGGGCGACCAGTTGCTCAAGCTGGTGGGCGAGCGGCTCAAGGCGCTGTTCGGCCCCGGCGTGACCCTGGCGCGCCTAGGCGGGGATGAGTTCGCGGTGCTCGCGGAAAACTGCTCACAGGTGGTGCAGGCGGCGGCTTTGGCACAGCGCATGCTGGATGTGATGAAGCAGCCGTTCATCTTTGACGGCCATCAGCTGTTTATCAGCGCCAGCATTGGCATCAGCCTGTTCCCCAATGATGCCCTGAGCGCCGAGCAATTGTTGCGCAACGCCGATTCCGCGCTCTTCAAGGCTAAAAGCGTGGGCCGCGAAGGCTACGCGTTGTACACCGAAGAACTCACCGCCCACGCGCAGAACCGGGTGGAAATCGCCAGCGAACTGCGCCGCGCCCTCGAACAACAGGAGCTGCGCGTCTACTACCAGCCGGTGCACGACTTGCACACCAGCCGCCTGATCGGCGTCGAAGCACTGGTGCGCTGGCAACACCCCGAGCGTGGCCTGGTGCCGCCGGGTGATTTCATCCCCATCGCCGAACGCACCGGGTTGATTGCCGAGATCGATGGATGGGTGATGGACCAGGCCTGCCGACAGATGTGCCGATGGCTGGCCGACGGCGCGCCGCTGAGCTTTATTGCAATCAATGTATCCAGCCGCCTGTTTGCCCGGCGCGAACTCTACGATCAAGTCGCCCAGGTGCTGCACGATACCGGTCTGGATCCGGCCTTCCTGGAGTTGGAAGTCACCGAAAGCGCGGTGATGGACGACCCCGAAGTGGCCCTGGAACAACTGCACCGCCTGCGCGAACTGGGCTTGCGCCTGGCCATCGATGACTTCGGCACCGGCTATTCCTCCCTGCTGCGCCTCAAGCGCCTGCCGGTGCAGAAACTCAAGATCGACCAGGGCTTTGTCGCCGGGCTGCCGTGGGACGAAGACGATGCCGCCATTGTGCGGGTGGTGATCGCCCTGGCGAAAAGCATGGGCATGCAGGTGCATGCCGAGGGGATCGAACAGGTGGAGCAGGCGCGGTTCTTGTTGGAGCAGCACTGCGATATGGGCCAGGGGTACTGGTTTGGGCGGCCGATGCCGGCGGACGAGATTGATTGGAACTGCGCACCCACTCTCCAGCCTTGA
- the cysT gene encoding sulfate ABC transporter permease subunit CysT codes for MSRRISPVIPGFGLTLGYTVVYLSLIVLIPLAAMFVHAAQLTWDQFWNIISAPRVLAALKLSFSTALYAALINGVIGTLLAWVLVRYTFPGRKIIDAMIDLPFALPTAVAGIALTALYTPTGLVGQFAADLGFKIAYSPLGITLALTFVTLPFVVRTVQPVLADIPREIEEAAACLGAKPLQVFRYILVPALLPAWLTGFALAFARGVGEYGSVIFIAGNMPMKTEILPLLIMVKLDQYDYRGATSIGVLMLVVSFVLLLLINLLQRRIERP; via the coding sequence ATGTCGCGTCGTATTTCCCCCGTCATACCCGGCTTCGGGCTGACGCTGGGCTACACCGTGGTGTACCTCAGCCTGATCGTACTCATCCCCCTCGCGGCGATGTTCGTACACGCCGCTCAACTCACCTGGGATCAGTTCTGGAACATCATCTCCGCACCCCGTGTGCTGGCGGCGTTGAAGCTGAGCTTCAGCACCGCGCTGTACGCCGCCCTGATCAACGGCGTGATCGGCACGCTGCTGGCCTGGGTGCTGGTGCGCTACACCTTCCCCGGCCGCAAGATCATCGATGCGATGATCGACCTGCCGTTCGCCCTGCCCACCGCCGTGGCCGGTATTGCCCTGACTGCGCTGTACACGCCGACCGGCCTGGTGGGCCAGTTCGCCGCCGACCTGGGCTTCAAGATCGCCTACAGCCCCTTGGGCATCACCCTGGCGCTGACCTTCGTGACCCTGCCGTTCGTGGTGCGCACGGTGCAGCCGGTACTCGCGGATATCCCCCGGGAAATCGAAGAAGCCGCCGCCTGCCTGGGCGCCAAGCCGTTGCAGGTGTTCCGCTACATCCTCGTCCCCGCGCTGCTGCCCGCCTGGCTGACCGGTTTCGCCCTGGCGTTTGCCCGTGGCGTCGGTGAGTACGGTTCGGTGATTTTCATCGCCGGCAACATGCCGATGAAAACCGAGATCCTGCCGCTGCTGATCATGGTCAAGCTCGACCAGTACGACTACCGCGGCGCCACCTCCATTGGCGTACTGATGCTGGTGGTTTCCTTTGTCCTGCTGCTGCT
- a CDS encoding sulfate ABC transporter substrate-binding protein: MSSIRRYALAALASAVFAGSAVAKDYELLNVSYDPTRELYQDYNAEFTNFWKQSHPGDNVKIQQSHGGSGKQGRAVIDGLRADVVTLALAGDIDEIAKLGKTLPENWQTRLPDASTPYTSTIVFLVRKGNPKGIKDWGDLIKKDVSVITPNPKTSGGARWNFLAAWAYGLKSGGSEAKAQEYVKELFKHVPILDTGARGSTITFVNNGQGDVLLAWENEAFLALKEDGGADKFDIVVPSLSILAEPPVAVVDKNAEKKGNTEIATEYLKHLYSPAGQEIAAKNFYRPRDAKVAAKYAQQFPKLDLVTIDKDFGGWKTAQPKFFNDGGVFDQIYTAQ; encoded by the coding sequence ATGTCGTCGATTCGCCGTTATGCCCTGGCCGCCCTGGCCAGCGCCGTGTTTGCCGGTTCCGCGGTTGCCAAGGACTACGAGTTGCTCAACGTCTCGTACGATCCTACCCGTGAGCTGTACCAGGACTACAACGCTGAGTTCACCAACTTCTGGAAACAGTCCCACCCCGGCGATAACGTCAAGATCCAGCAATCCCACGGTGGTTCGGGCAAGCAAGGCCGGGCAGTGATCGACGGCCTGCGCGCCGACGTGGTGACCCTGGCCCTGGCCGGTGACATCGACGAAATCGCCAAGCTGGGCAAGACCCTGCCGGAAAACTGGCAGACCCGCCTGCCGGACGCCAGCACCCCATACACCTCGACCATCGTGTTCCTGGTGCGCAAGGGCAACCCTAAAGGCATCAAGGATTGGGGCGACCTGATCAAGAAAGACGTTTCCGTGATCACGCCTAACCCGAAAACCTCCGGCGGTGCGCGCTGGAACTTCCTTGCCGCCTGGGCCTACGGCCTGAAATCCGGTGGCAGCGAAGCCAAGGCCCAGGAATACGTCAAGGAGCTGTTCAAGCACGTGCCGATCCTCGACACCGGCGCGCGCGGTTCGACCATTACCTTCGTCAACAACGGTCAGGGCGACGTGTTGCTGGCCTGGGAAAACGAGGCGTTCCTGGCCCTGAAAGAAGACGGCGGCGCCGACAAGTTCGACATCGTGGTGCCGTCCCTGTCGATCCTTGCGGAGCCGCCGGTGGCCGTGGTCGACAAGAACGCCGAGAAAAAGGGCAACACCGAGATCGCCACTGAATACCTCAAGCACCTGTACAGCCCGGCTGGCCAGGAGATTGCGGCGAAGAACTTCTACCGCCCACGGGATGCAAAAGTGGCCGCCAAATACGCGCAGCAGTTCCCGAAACTGGACCTGGTGACTATCGACAAAGACTTCGGCGGCTGGAAAACTGCCCAGCCGAAATTCTTTAACGACGGTGGCGTGTTCGACCAGATCTACACGGCGCAGTAA
- the gabD gene encoding NADP-dependent succinate-semialdehyde dehydrogenase: MQLKDSQLFRQQAFIDGAWVDADNGSTIKVNNPATGEIIGTVPKMGAAETRRAIEAADKALPAWRALTAKERANKLRRWFELLIENQDDLGRLMTLEQGKPLAEAKGEIVYAASFIEWFAEEAKRIYGDVIPGHQPDKRLIVIKQPIGVTAAITPWNFPAAMITRKAGPALAAGCTMVIKPASQTPFSALALVELAHRAGIPKGVLSVVTGSAGDIGGELTSNPIVRKLSFTGSTEIGRQLMAECAKDIKKVSLELGGNAPFIVFDDADLDKAVEGAIISKYRNNGQTCVCANRLYIQDSVYDAFAEKLKVAVAKLKIGNGLEEGTTTGPLIDEKAVAKVQEHIADALSKGAKLLAGGKVMEGNFFEPTILVDVPKNAAVAKEETFGPLAPLFRFKDEAEVIAMSNDTEFGLASYFYARDLGRVFRVAEALEYGMVGVNTGLISNEVAPFGGIKASGLGREGSKYGIEDYLEIKYLCLGI; this comes from the coding sequence ATGCAGCTCAAAGATTCCCAGTTGTTCCGCCAGCAGGCCTTTATCGATGGCGCTTGGGTGGATGCGGACAACGGATCGACCATCAAGGTCAACAACCCGGCCACGGGCGAGATTATCGGCACCGTGCCAAAGATGGGCGCCGCGGAAACCCGCCGTGCTATCGAAGCCGCCGACAAGGCGCTGCCGGCCTGGCGTGCGCTGACCGCCAAGGAGCGCGCCAACAAGCTGCGCCGTTGGTTCGAGCTGTTGATCGAAAACCAGGACGACCTCGGTCGCCTGATGACCCTGGAACAAGGCAAGCCATTGGCCGAAGCCAAGGGCGAAATCGTCTACGCCGCGTCCTTTATCGAGTGGTTCGCCGAAGAAGCCAAGCGCATCTATGGCGACGTGATCCCCGGCCACCAGCCCGACAAGCGCCTGATCGTGATCAAGCAGCCTATCGGCGTGACCGCCGCCATCACCCCGTGGAACTTCCCGGCCGCGATGATCACCCGTAAAGCTGGCCCGGCCCTGGCCGCCGGTTGCACCATGGTGATCAAGCCGGCTTCGCAAACGCCGTTCTCGGCCCTGGCCCTGGTTGAGCTGGCGCACCGTGCCGGTATCCCGAAAGGCGTGCTGAGCGTGGTCACCGGCAGCGCTGGCGACATCGGCGGCGAGCTGACCAGCAACCCGATCGTGCGCAAATTGTCCTTCACCGGCTCGACCGAAATCGGTCGCCAGTTGATGGCCGAATGCGCCAAGGACATCAAGAAAGTTTCCCTGGAGCTGGGCGGCAACGCGCCGTTTATCGTGTTCGACGACGCGGACCTGGATAAGGCCGTCGAAGGCGCGATCATCTCCAAGTACCGCAACAACGGCCAGACCTGCGTCTGCGCCAACCGCCTGTACATCCAGGATTCGGTGTACGACGCGTTCGCCGAAAAACTCAAAGTCGCGGTGGCCAAATTGAAGATCGGCAACGGTCTGGAAGAAGGCACCACCACCGGCCCGCTGATCGACGAAAAAGCCGTGGCCAAGGTCCAGGAACACATCGCCGATGCCCTGAGCAAAGGCGCCAAGCTGTTGGCCGGTGGCAAGGTCATGGAAGGCAACTTCTTTGAACCGACCATCCTGGTCGACGTGCCGAAAAACGCCGCCGTCGCCAAGGAAGAAACCTTCGGCCCGCTGGCGCCGCTGTTCCGCTTCAAGGACGAAGCCGAAGTGATCGCGATGTCCAACGACACCGAGTTCGGCCTGGCGTCCTACTTCTACGCCCGCGACCTGGGCCGTGTGTTCCGTGTGGCCGAGGCCCTGGAATACGGCATGGTCGGGGTCAACACCGGGTTGATCTCCAACGAAGTGGCGCCGTTCGGCGGCATCAAGGCTTCGGGCCTGGGCCGTGAAGGCTCCAAGTATGGGATCGAGGACTACCTGGAAATCAAATACCTCTGCCTGGGCATCTAA
- a CDS encoding sensor domain-containing diguanylate cyclase: MVLEKPFTADSPTADPPRPAAAATLLALVHAQGEVERLSEREQLLSSLLVSVNAVLWAIDWQTRRVLYVSPAYERIFGRSAGLLLADHREWRNSIHPEDLDYAEHSLARVLEQGAVEDREYRIITADGQIRWLSDKCYINQQVEPGEPVIVVGMAEDITEKKQLELELHRLATTDVLTQSSNRRHFFECANQAFDSACAQGAPLAFLLLDIDDFKDVNDTYGHLEGDQVLRRIAESGRGVLRRGDLFGRIGGEEFAAVLPGCAPEMALQVAERLGREIQELSFSYEGQAFSVTISQGLASLTEEDSTLDSLFARADAAMYEAKRLGKNRVIAG; encoded by the coding sequence ATGGTTCTCGAAAAGCCCTTCACCGCCGACAGCCCTACCGCTGACCCTCCGCGTCCGGCCGCGGCAGCAACCCTGCTGGCACTGGTACATGCCCAGGGCGAAGTCGAGCGACTGAGTGAGCGCGAACAATTGCTCAGTTCTCTGCTGGTCAGCGTAAACGCCGTGCTGTGGGCCATAGATTGGCAAACCCGCCGCGTGCTCTACGTGAGCCCGGCATACGAGCGGATTTTTGGACGTTCCGCCGGCCTGCTGCTGGCCGACCACCGCGAATGGCGCAACAGCATTCACCCCGAAGACCTCGACTACGCCGAACACAGCCTGGCGCGCGTGCTGGAGCAGGGAGCCGTGGAAGACCGCGAGTACCGCATCATCACCGCCGACGGGCAGATCCGCTGGCTGAGCGACAAGTGCTACATCAACCAGCAGGTCGAACCCGGCGAGCCGGTGATCGTCGTCGGCATGGCCGAAGACATCACGGAAAAAAAACAGCTGGAACTGGAGCTGCACCGTCTCGCCACCACCGATGTGCTGACCCAGAGCAGCAACCGCCGACACTTCTTCGAATGCGCCAACCAGGCCTTCGACAGCGCCTGCGCCCAAGGCGCGCCGCTGGCCTTCCTGCTGCTGGACATCGATGACTTCAAGGACGTCAACGACACCTACGGCCACCTGGAGGGCGACCAGGTGCTGCGGCGTATCGCCGAGAGCGGTCGCGGGGTCCTGCGCCGTGGCGACCTGTTCGGGCGCATTGGCGGCGAAGAGTTCGCGGCCGTTCTGCCGGGTTGCGCGCCGGAGATGGCGCTGCAAGTGGCTGAGCGCCTGGGCAGGGAGATCCAGGAACTGAGTTTCAGCTATGAAGGCCAGGCGTTCAGCGTGACCATCAGCCAGGGCCTGGCCAGCCTGACCGAGGAAGACTCCACCCTGGACAGCCTGTTCGCCCGCGCCGATGCCGCCATGTATGAGGCCAAGCGCCTGGGCAAGAATCGCGTCATCGCTGGCTGA
- the oscA gene encoding sulfur starvation response protein OscA yields the protein MSASLRSVDGQDEAAILREIQSALRDLRFGAVEITVHNAQVVQIERKEKFRLQNPGNKPS from the coding sequence ATGAGCGCATCTCTACGTAGCGTCGACGGCCAGGACGAAGCAGCCATTTTGCGCGAGATCCAGAGCGCCTTGCGCGATCTGCGGTTTGGCGCGGTGGAAATCACTGTGCACAACGCTCAAGTGGTACAGATCGAACGCAAGGAAAAATTCCGTTTGCAGAACCCGGGTAACAAACCGAGCTAA
- the gabT gene encoding 4-aminobutyrate--2-oxoglutarate transaminase, with protein MSKTNASLMKRREAAVPRGVGQIHPIFAESAKNATVTDVEGREFIDFAGGIAVLNTGHVHPKIIAAVTEQLNKLTHTCFQVLAYEPYVEVCEKVNAKVPGDFAKKTLLVTTGSEAVENAVKIARAATGRAGVIAFTGAYHGRTMMTLGLTGKVVPYSAGMGLMPGGVFRALYPNELHGVSDDDSIASIERIFKNDAEPRDIAAIIIEPVQGEGGFYVAPKPFMKRLRELCDKHGILLIADEVQTGAGRTGTFFAMEQMGVAADLTTFAKSIAGGFPLAGVCGKAEYMDAIAPGGLGGTYAGSPIACAAALAVMDVFEEEHLLDRCKAVGERLVTGLKAIQAKYPVIGDVRALGAMIAVELFEDGDSHKPNAAAVAAVVAKARDKGLILLSCGTYGNVLRVLVPLTSPDEQLDKGLAIIEECFSEL; from the coding sequence ATGAGCAAGACCAACGCTTCCCTGATGAAACGCCGCGAAGCCGCTGTACCGCGCGGTGTTGGCCAGATTCACCCGATCTTCGCCGAATCCGCGAAGAACGCCACCGTGACCGACGTTGAAGGTCGCGAGTTCATCGACTTCGCCGGCGGTATCGCCGTGCTGAACACCGGCCACGTGCACCCGAAAATCATCGCCGCCGTGACCGAACAGTTGAACAAGCTGACCCACACGTGCTTCCAGGTACTGGCCTACGAGCCGTACGTCGAAGTGTGCGAAAAAGTGAACGCCAAGGTCCCCGGCGATTTCGCCAAGAAAACCCTGTTGGTCACCACCGGTTCCGAAGCCGTTGAAAACGCCGTGAAAATCGCCCGTGCCGCGACTGGCCGTGCCGGCGTGATCGCTTTCACCGGCGCCTACCACGGCCGTACCATGATGACCCTGGGTCTCACCGGTAAAGTCGTGCCTTACTCGGCCGGCATGGGCCTGATGCCAGGCGGCGTGTTCCGCGCGCTGTACCCGAACGAACTGCACGGTGTCAGCGACGACGACTCCATCGCCAGCATCGAACGCATCTTCAAGAACGATGCCGAGCCGCGTGATATTGCCGCCATCATCATCGAGCCGGTCCAAGGCGAAGGCGGTTTCTACGTCGCGCCGAAGCCGTTCATGAAGCGCCTGCGCGAACTGTGCGACAAGCACGGCATCCTGCTGATCGCCGACGAAGTGCAAACCGGTGCCGGCCGTACCGGTACCTTCTTCGCCATGGAACAGATGGGCGTTGCCGCCGACCTGACCACCTTCGCCAAATCCATCGCTGGCGGTTTCCCGCTGGCCGGTGTGTGCGGCAAGGCCGAATACATGGACGCCATTGCCCCAGGTGGCCTGGGCGGCACCTACGCCGGTAGCCCGATCGCTTGCGCCGCTGCGCTGGCGGTGATGGACGTGTTTGAGGAAGAGCACCTGCTGGACCGCTGCAAGGCTGTCGGCGAGCGCCTGGTGACTGGCCTCAAGGCGATTCAAGCCAAGTACCCGGTGATCGGTGACGTGCGTGCCCTGGGCGCGATGATCGCGGTCGAGTTGTTCGAAGACGGCGACAGCCACAAGCCAAACGCCGCAGCCGTTGCCGCCGTGGTGGCCAAGGCGCGTGACAAGGGCCTGATCCTGCTGTCCTGCGGCACCTACGGCAACGTGTTGCGCGTACTGGTGCCGCTGACCTCGCCGGACGAGCAGTTGGACAAAGGCTTGGCGATCATCGAAGAGTGCTTCTCCGAGCTGTAA